In one window of Rhinoderma darwinii isolate aRhiDar2 chromosome 7, aRhiDar2.hap1, whole genome shotgun sequence DNA:
- the LOC142657542 gene encoding uncharacterized protein LOC142657542, which translates to MGGRSVSSLLLGLLCLLSGALLPGDAQEETSPLPSDSRGVTTRPLPLPSDSRGVTTRPLPLPSDSRGVTTRPLPLPSDSPGVTTRPLFVSSADLPDLSVRSSVSEPPDASPEPPGNEMITEQPSPPLSSTLSVPDSHDAGSHVTATPGNVTGASDETASDRSRIFPPTDSNGATSAETTQPLPPTQEPSAANDVTVDTAREISSLVATLRTTAAAKTQPSDDSTPLSTTSMSFHSTWMTAITTSLFITTTVTAAEPSRPRTQSTAAPHTTRAEVQRGPSVLEVGDEKDLTSYHPRNSSNPLFVMIVSVFTIMVVMVVVVVGFHRYKKRNSRTEFRRLQDLPMDDMMEDTPLSLYSY; encoded by the exons ATGGGAGGACGGAGTGTGAGCTCCCTGCTACTGGGGCTCCTGTGCCTGCTCTCAGGGGCTCTCCTGCCAG GAGACGCTCAGGAAGAGACGAGCCCCCTCCCCAGTGACAGTCGTGGGGTCACCACTCGCCCGCTCCCCCTCCCCAGTGACAGTCGTGGGGTCACCACTCGCCCGCTCCCCCTCCCCAGTGACAGTCGTGGGGTCACCACTCGCCCGCTCCCCCTCCCCAGTGACAGTCCTGGGGTCACCACTCGCCCACTCTTTGTCAGTTCTGCAGATTTACCTGATTTGAGTGTCCGCTCCAGTGTCTCAGAACCTCCAGACGCTTCCCCTGAGCCCCCCGGTAATGAGATGATCACTGAGCAGCCGTCTCCTCCGCTCTCGTCCACGCTCAGTGTGCCAGATTCCCATGATGCAGGAAGCCACGTTACCGCAACGCCAGGAAATGTCACCGGAGCGAGCGATGAGACGGCGTCTGATcgcagcagaatattccctccgaCAGATAGCAACGGGGCAACCAGTGCGGAGAccacccagccccttcctcccacccaGGAGCCATCTGCAGCAAACGACGTGACGGTCG ATACTGCGAGAGAGATTTCCTCGCTCGTCGCCACCCTGAGAACGACAGCGGCAGCCAAGACGCAGCCCAGCGATGACTCCACCCCACTCAGTACGACCTCCATGTCTTTCCATTCCACCTGGATGACGGCAATCACCACCAGCCTCTTCATCACCACCACAGTGACCGCCGCAGAACCAAGCCGCCCGCGCACACAGAGCACCgccgcgccacacacaacccgggCAGAGGTGCAGAGGGGCCCGTCTGTGCTGGAAGTAGGGGATGAGAAAG ATCTGACGAGTTACCACCCCAGGAATAGCTCCAACCCCCTGTTCGTCATGATCGTCTCAGTCTTCACTATAATGGTGGTCATGGTGGTTGTTGTGGTGGGATTCCATCGATACAAGAAAAGAAATAGTCGCACCGAGTTCAGACGCCTGCAGGACCTTCCAATG gacgacatgATGGAGGACACCCCGTTATCTTTGTACAGCTACTAG